From a region of the Agrobacterium larrymoorei genome:
- the prfA gene encoding peptide chain release factor 1, whose product MAKLPVEKMRELERRFGEIEARMSAGPAADVYVKLASEYSELQPVVKTIREYEKALTEAADLEALLADKSTDKDMRDLAEAELPEISERIEALEKEMQILLLPKDAADEKSAIVEIRAGTGGSEAALFAGNLFRMYERFSSGKGWKVEVLSSSEGEAGGFKEIIATITGRGVFSKLKFESGVHRVQRVPETEASGRIHTSAATVAVLPEAEEIDIEIRAEDIRIDTMRASGAGGQHVNTTDSAVRITHLPTGLIVTSSEKSQHQNRAKAMQVLRSRLYDIERQKVDSERSADRKSQVGSGDRSERIRTYNFPQGRVTDHRINLTLYKLDRMIEGDIDEMVDALIADYQAGQLAQLGEQQ is encoded by the coding sequence GTGGCGAAGCTTCCCGTCGAAAAAATGCGTGAGCTTGAGCGTCGTTTCGGAGAGATCGAAGCGCGTATGTCTGCGGGTCCCGCAGCCGATGTCTATGTGAAGCTCGCATCCGAATATTCGGAACTGCAGCCCGTCGTGAAGACTATCCGCGAATATGAAAAGGCGCTCACTGAGGCCGCCGATCTCGAAGCGCTGCTGGCCGACAAGTCTACCGACAAGGACATGCGCGATCTCGCTGAGGCCGAGCTTCCGGAAATATCCGAGCGCATCGAGGCACTCGAAAAAGAAATGCAGATCCTGCTGCTGCCGAAGGATGCAGCAGATGAGAAGAGCGCTATCGTCGAAATCCGCGCCGGCACCGGCGGTTCGGAGGCAGCACTTTTCGCAGGCAATCTTTTCCGTATGTATGAGCGCTTTTCCAGCGGCAAGGGCTGGAAGGTGGAAGTCCTGTCATCAAGCGAAGGCGAAGCGGGCGGGTTCAAGGAAATCATCGCTACTATCACCGGTCGCGGCGTCTTCTCTAAGCTAAAATTCGAATCCGGCGTTCACCGCGTTCAGCGCGTGCCGGAAACGGAAGCCAGTGGCCGCATCCACACCTCCGCCGCCACCGTCGCGGTATTGCCGGAGGCGGAAGAGATCGACATCGAGATCCGCGCCGAGGATATCCGTATCGATACGATGCGCGCTTCGGGTGCAGGCGGTCAGCACGTCAACACGACCGACTCTGCCGTGCGCATCACGCACCTGCCGACCGGACTGATCGTGACATCCTCCGAAAAATCGCAGCACCAGAACCGTGCCAAGGCCATGCAGGTTCTGCGCTCGCGCCTTTACGATATCGAGCGTCAGAAAGTGGATAGCGAGCGTTCGGCGGATCGCAAAAGCCAGGTCGGTTCGGGGGATCGCTCGGAACGTATCCGCACCTACAACTTCCCGCAGGGCCGCGTCACGGATCACCGCATCAACCTCACGCTCTACAAGCTGGACCGTATGATCGAAGGCGATATCGATGAGATGGTCGATGCGCTGATTGCCGATTATCAGGCAGGCCAGCTTGCGCAGCTTGGCGAGCAGCAGTGA